The genomic stretch CTTCGCCACCTCGACCCCCGCCCCGCCCGGCGTTGAGTTCCGCCGTGCGAGTAGCGCCGACCTGGTCGCCGAGGGCGAGCACTTCGACCTGGTGACCTCCAACCAGGTGCTCCACCACCTCTCCCGGGAGGCGCTCGCCGCGCTCCTCGCCGACAGCGAGCGGCTGGCTCCGCGGGCTCTGCACAACGACATCGAACGCTCGCGGCTGGCCTACACGGCCTACCTGCTGGCGACGCGGCCGATCGCGGCGGGCTCCTTCCTCCACTACGACGGCTCACTCTCGGTGCGCCGCAGCTTCACCGCCGCTGAACTGCGGGCAGTCGCGCCCGAAGGGTGGCGGGTCGAGCGCGCGGCTCCCCACCGATTGCTGCTTGCGCGGGCTGGAGTGTG from Rathayibacter rathayi encodes the following:
- a CDS encoding class I SAM-dependent methyltransferase — translated: MTPRAPLAPSLRQREVWEQELMDDPNCDRALLDATYARFGTVNRLVSGWRNLYRSRVRPLLRHDAPFRLLDIGSGGGDVARSLAAWARDDDLRLTITAVDPDERACAFATSTPAPPGVEFRRASSADLVAEGEHFDLVTSNQVLHHLSREALAALLADSERLAPRALHNDIERSRLAYTAYLLATRPIAAGSFLHYDGSLSVRRSFTAAELRAVAPEGWRVERAAPHRLLLARAGV